The DNA segment aaaatctggcacaaatgaacttatttatgaaacagaaacagactcacagacatagaaaacaaacttacagttaccaaaggggaagggggcggagtcaggagtatgggattaacagatatatactactatatgtaaaatagataaacaacaaggacctactgtatagcacagggaactatattcaatatcttgtaataacctataatggaaaagaatctgaaaaaaaattaaaatggggataatatatactttttaagtgctatccaaaaaaaaaaagagagagagagagagagagagagagaaaggcaattCTTCAATGATCTGCTCCAAAATACTGACATAGATTTTACTGATTCTGGAATGGATAAGAACATTTGACAGGGTATTGTCTGAGTTTTAAGATTTTCCTCCAAGGCATAAATCAGCTTAACCATTTCCAAGACACATTGCTtcctcaaggttttttttttttttttttttttttttttcggaacgcgggcctctcactgttgtggcctctcccgttgcggagcacagggtccggacgcgcaggctcagcggccatggttcacaggctcagccgctccgccgcatgtgggatcttcctgaaccggggcacgaacccgtgtcccctgcatcggcaggcggactctcaaccactgcgccaccagggaagcccctcctcaaGGCCTTTTATCTGGTAACAGATGAAACTGCAGTATGCAGTTTTGTAGGACGACTAAAGACAACATTCTTTGCGTTGAAGCAAATCCAATTTTGGTGACATTTTAATGTCTTTCAATTGAGCTTTTTACTTAGGCCAAAAAAGCAGACCATGCAGTGAACTGTCAGGATGTAAGGGGCCACTTCAGCTCTGTTGGCTTCCTACTTCCATAGGTAAGCATCTTGCCACACAAGATGTCCTCTGACTTTTGTGTTCTGCTGATACAAATAAAACCCAGttatagatagataggtgatagatgTTCATAATCATAATGACATGAAACATCTGCAATTCATATCAAAGGAAGGCCTGATATTATAGTTTGCCAGTGATGACAGTTACAAATTACCAAATGGTACTTTGCTTTACAGGCTGCCCTTTACTTTCGTATGAAACAATGCTTTAGTAACAAATATAAGTTATACAAAAGGTTTTACTCCCCTGACTATAATTGTAAATGTTGGAGAAGACATAAAAGAAGAATATCTTTTCCCACAGGTTGGATCTTCTGAAAGCCACCAGTGGGTGCTCTGGGTCAGAAGGCCCAGGCTAACAACCTCACCTATGTAATCTTTAATCTTACAGTATTAacctgtctctgtttttttctttcctctctctttaatTTCAATTTCACCTTTACAGTACTTTATGTATTAAGTATAACTGTCTGAAGTGAGATAGAGAATCATTTAAATAACTTGGAGCAGCAATTTATAAACTGTGGTACAAAGGATCACTGATGCCCACTGAAAAAACCTCAACATTTTTCCCAGCCTTCCCTGGCCTTTGCAGTGTCAGTCGTTTTgcatctcctcccctctcctcagaCTTGTTTTTAACCCCAGTGTTTCTCTGAATTATGATGAGTCTCTCAAGAGTTTTTGTGTATCAGGATTGACCATGTGCACGTCTCAGAGAACATTCTCGTCTCCTAGCAGGGTTTTTTGACCTATGTAGGGTCCGTGAACTCTTAAGGGATTCAGACATATCCTTTAAAGGGGTCTGGAACCAAAACCTCCACGTGCATTTCCCTATTCGGAGTTTCATGTACCACAATTCTTTTCTTCCTATGACTGTTTTTGCTGacttcattcttatttttctagaaGACTCATTACTTCAGCCGATCCATTCATGAACACTTTCtcttgtttgtattatttttctttcctcattctaAATCCTCATTCACTTCAGCGTTTCAATTTACAGCCTCCCCGTTACCCTAAATCTGGCCTTGTAAGGAGAGCCCTTCACTTCATGCCCCCAGCAGGGGTCACCCTAGTTCCTTCCCAGAGAGCCATACAGTCCAAATGTCCATTATCAAGTTAAAGGACCCACCTTCTAGTCTTGGAACTGTAGTTCCAGTTTCCATGAAACATTATAAATACTTAAAGCTCAACATTCACATTGTTCTCATCTCCTTTCTTATCTAATACTGGGTAGCACTTTAagctccctttaaaaaaattatttatttatttatgttgggctgcattgggtcttagttgctgcccccacgcatgggcttctcattgcagtggcttctcttgtggagcacgggctctaggcgcatggccttcagtagttgtggcacaagggcttagttgctacgctgCACACTGCATCTTcgtggaccaaggctcgaacccatgtcccctgcattggcaagtggattcttaaccactgtgccaccagggaagtccctaagtccTTTTTGAAGctagtaattttattttgaaatcgtgtttgcttatttatttttgctataattcctacaggaaagaaaaactcaaaatCATGCCTTACACGGTAGATCAAATTTTCTCAAAGTATACCACCAAGTAAAATTATTgtactttatttctctttaactCATGCTTTCTCCTAATATATTGGAgatttttgtatgtatgtatttgaagCACTTAGCAACTAAaagatataatataaataagattGAATTAggatatcttctttttttctaatatttatttatttggctgtgtcgggtcttagttgtggtacgtgggatctttgttgcggcatgcaagatctttcATTGAGGGGCGTGAGCTTCTCTCtaattgcggcacgtgggcttagttgccctgcagcatgtgggattttagttccctgaccagggatcaaaccctggtcccctgcattggaaggcagattcttaaccactggatcaccggggaagtcccaggatatctttccattgttttttaatcaagcattctctttaaaattattttctgtaattatttatgccatttaaaaaaatgcattgagTTTATTAtactaaataaaaaagaaccaggaAAAATTAGCAACATAACAGCTAGTTACGAAAACATAATAATGTGCCAATTAAAGTGATTACTAGAGTTGAGCTCAGGGAACAACttgatttaaacaaaaatatcacaCCAGTGATTCTACCTTCTCATCCTTGCATCATTAAATTAGATCATACCCACAAGCATCAAACATGcccttatttttctcctcttaaaacaaacaaaaactttttttgagCCTACTTCTCCAGCTATTACCTCAATTCTCTGCTCTTCTCTAAAACAAAACTACTTAAAAGAGTTGCTTGTATTTtccaccttcctctcctctcGTTCTACCTTTTGTCCAATCAAATCAGGCTTTTTTCCACCACTCCTCTGAACTTGCTCTTGTCCACTGGGTCACCAGCGACCTTCATATTGCTAAATCCAATGGTCAATTCTCAGTTCTCATCCTACTTGACCTATGAGTAGCATTTGTCAATAATGCTTCGTACTACACACATGTTCTTCAGTTGCTTCCAGGACACCACCCTGACTTGATTTTCCTGTTACTTTGCTGATCCCTCATTGTCAATCTCCTGTCCTAGATTCTCGTCCTCTTCTTATGGGTGTTAGAGTTCCATAGGCTCTGGTGTGGTCCTCTTGTGTTCTACATCTCCACTCATTTCCTAGATGATCTCTTCCAGATCCGTGGCTTTAAATTCCTTCCATGATTCTCTAACGAATCACGTTCCACTGCTGATAACAGAGATTCAATGACAATAGCTTAAACACAGACGAGTTCACTCTCTCACATTACTAAGAGTCAGAAGGAGCCTGAAGAAGCCAGTCCACAGCTAATGTGGCAGATCCATGAAGTCATCAGAGACTCAGGCTACTTCTGATTTTCTGCTCCATCATCCTAGTGTGGGGCTTCTATTCTCAGGTCCACCTCATGATCTGAGATGGGTAACTTAGCTCTAGGCATCATCTACACAGatcaggaggaaggaaaggagaaaggagaaccaTCAGCAGaccagcccttttttttttttgcggtacgcggggctctcactgttgtggcttctcctgttgcggagcacaggctctggacgcgcaggctcagcggccacggctcacgggcccagccgctccgcggcatgtgggatcttcccggaccggggcacgaacccgcgtcccctgcatcggcaggcggattctcaaccactgcgccaccagggaagcccagaccagcTCTTTTAAAGGAGCCTTTTTGGAAGCCCCCGGCCCCAACACACATATACCTTTGCAAGTTTATTTCATTAGTTCAATGGTTAGATTCAGTCATGTGCTTATATCTCGCTGCGAGGGAAACTGGTAGTTGTGGCCTTTATTCCAGATAGCAATATGTTCAGCTAAAGTTGACGTTCTATactaaggaggaagaggagaaagaatatTTGATAAGCATCTAGCAATCTCTGCTATAATAGCAATATACTGAAGGTCCCATATTAACGTCTCTAGCCCTGtactcttctctgagcctcaagacTACTTATTCCTTAGCTCTGCTTGGATGCCTACTTGGCAACTCAAACTTAACATGAGTGAAGCACTCCCTTTACGATGCAGTCTCAGCCATGAATGCCTGATTGGGATGAGTTGAGAAAAGAAGGAGGAATGAGAAAGTGAAGACAGTGAATAGAGAGAACTCTTTCAAGGAATTTTGATATAAAAAGGAGCAGAGGGGAAATCACTGCAGTAGTGACGTCCTCAAGAAGACAagggtgggaattccctggtggtccaatggttaggactctgcattctcactgctgagggcccggctttgatccctggttggggaactaaaatcccacaagctgtatggtgtggccaaatacataataataaaacaaaataaatacaaatagaagACAAGCATGGGTGGAATGCAATGCACAAGTGAGGAGACTGGCTTTTGATGGAAACAGGAGTTTACAGGTACAACTTTTGGTCAAGAAGGCTCACTGGGACGGACGCGCCGGCAGTAACAATGATCGGGGACATCCTGCTGTTTGGGACGCTGTTGATGAACGCCGGGGCGGTGCTCAACTTTAAGCTGTGAGTAGGTCGCGTTGGACCGTGGCTCCATCCGGGGGACCCGTAGCCCCGCCTTCGCGAGCGTGAGCACGCCCTAcgccgccggccccgcccccaagGAAAAAGAAGGACATGCAAGGCTTTGGCGAGGAGTCGAGGGAGCCCAGCACAGGTGACAACATCCGGGAGTTCTTGCTGAGCCTCAGATATTTTCGAATCTTCATCACCCTATGGAATGTCTTCATGATGTTCTGCATGATCGTGCTCTTTGTCTCCTGACCAGGTACAGAACCGGAAACACACCTTCTCAGAGTGTCTCTTCTTCCATTCCTGACGACTTCAAGAATGTTTCTGACCAGAAAACCGGTGACCTTCCCAGAAAGTCCAAGCTTGTGGTGGGTGGAAAAAATGTTCGCCAAGATGAACACAGTTTCCCAGCCACGtcactgttttcttttcaaagatattttcactTTGATGTCTGCCTTGAAATGCTGTCTACTTAAAAGAGTTTGAAGAGTGTTTATGTGAGGGGCTGTGGTATCTAGATTGTTTAATCAGATCAGAATCCCTCTTCTACCAGACTTTCACTGGAaacccatttctgggtatttcttGGTTTATTGTTAATAACCATCctttttttgtttcaaattatacagatttttaaaaatcttttgtatcCAGGGATCTGAAGCAGAAAGGTTGGCTTTTAAGTTTGATGCAGCCTCTTATTGGACTGCATTTGTGAGGATTGAACAAGTTCATTGTTGCTTggtctgtgtccaaattccttCCCCATCCCACTGGGCTCTGCTTGGCCACTCCGCTGCTTGGCTGAGGTTGTCCCAAGGATTCGAAGGGTGAAGTGTTATGGGTTTCTGTGGAAGAGAGATGCAGAGCAGTTGGCAGGGTGGATGGGGGTATTATGAGAAACTTTGCCTTGCCTTGAAGCCCTCTATAAAGGAACTTTTGGGGCCATTAATTGTATAGTTTTTAGAATGAGAGTGATTTATGTGGTGATATTGGGACCCGGTTCTGAAAGCTTGAgctttggggtctgcttttcaaGTGGATGATTTCAAGGTTGAAAAACAAGCCTCATTGGAGGAAATACAGCATTTTGCACAGAAGCTTCTGTGAAAGGGAGTCCTGGTTTAATCGCCAACATGACACTTGGGTGGTCAGTGCCTGGATCCTACAGGTGTTTGATTTGTTTGTTGTGGTTTTTGAAATCCTAACTTGCAGGTAACCTGgtgggaggaaaaaataaatatgcaggCTCTTAGAACTAAAGAGCATTGAAAATAAAGCTcatttctaaaaaggaaaaaaaaaaaaaaaagaaggctcgCTGAATTGAAGCTTTGATAACCGACTCTGCACCAAATGAATGACAAGAATAGGTCAAACCTAAAGggagaaaacaataaatataaatccAGGTTCAGAAATAAGACAAACAGCTCCTAGgtggaaatagaacaaaaatgtcAAAGCAAGTAGGCTGAAGCCACAAAGTTTATGGGAAATCCAGAAAGCACAGAACCCTGGCAAGGATTTCAGCTCCTGAGGCGTAGAGGACACTAAAACTGCTCCATGAGAAACTAGATTCAGCCTTATAGCCTGAAAACTCCTCTCTTCTCAGGAATGAggctgaaaaaatattaaaactctaGGTAACTTCTACTAGGAGATGTGGCTTTTAGAAAGATATAGACCCAGGAAGAAGGGGGTACCCAGATACAATCCTACAATCAAAACTTGAGCCATCCTGCCTCATTGCTCTGTGATTGGATCTGCGGAGTCCACAATATTACCTTAGGGCAGGAATTCCAATTTACTACTATAATACTTGGCTTTTGGTCAAGGGTCTGCTGACAGAGAGAGGTGAGCTCATGGTTGAAGGCATGGggagagatagaaagaaaaatgttaaaacctTTCAAAGGCTTCATTGTGAACCTGCAACCTCACATTCAAAACATGTGGATAGGTTTAATGCTGAGAAAGAAAGCCAACAAAATTAACAATTAGAATGTGAGTTGACTACAGATAAAATCAGTTTTATGTCTGGAGTAGTTTGAtaagattttaatataaatatgattGAAACAATCAAAGAATTAAAGGCATAATTTTACCAAAAAGAACAAGAGTTTATGgaataacaataaacaaaaatgaaacacaaaagagATGATTCAAATTTTGTGTATGAAAAATACAGTCGTTGGAGTACAAATGTATTAGATTTGAATTCCAATACAGTCAAAGGGAAAATTAGTGACTTGCAAGATTGTAAAATGGAATAGCccagaatacagaaaagaaagcaaagagagaGACATGGGTATGGACAGGGTAAGATGGTGTATTTAGTCGTGGGAGACCAGGCAGTCCTTTTTGTATTGTATCCACTATTCAATACATGGTAAACTGGGATTGGTTGAGTTGCTTAaactctttgagtctcagtttccccttctataaaataaaaatgaggataatgctaCCTTCCCTCAGATAACATTACCCTCCCTCATCAGGTTCCTATGAGTATTAAATgatataagatatttaaagtgtttagACTAGTGCCTCATAAGTGCTTACTACATGGTAGCTGTTATTCTactaattaaatttaattctacTAATTAAAATTCCAAGGAGAATATTATACTGTCTTAGAAGTGATACTAAAGCTAAATATTTTAGAGTGAACATTGTACGTTTTATTAGGTATCCAATGCACCTAGTATCTTCCTAGGTACTTTGTGGATAGTCAGTAAATGATATCTACCATTATTACTAATAATACTAGTACTTTGGATTTGATAGTACCTCACAATTCTCAAAATGCTGCCATAAGCATTACCTGGTTTTATGCTCACTGCACCTGGTAAAGAAGATATAGGACAAATATTATCTTCTCAGTTTAATAGATAAAGAAGCAGAGACATGGAGATAAGCTAAATGACTTGACCAAAATCACATGGTTTATAAACCGAAGATTCCAAACTAGAATACAGGTATTTGTTACCATGGTTGTTAATAAGCATCATAGAGATTGAAAGCATTTATTAATGCAAGTTGGTTATCTTAATAATTACACTAATCATTTCCTCGTTTTGATGTAGaaatcattttcatttacttgttCGTTATTAATATATCTAAGGATATCCACAAACCACAAAGTAACTTCATTAGTTCATATCTGTATGAAGCATAGATTTCCTTATACATTTACAGTGggagccatttctttttttttttttttgc comes from the Kogia breviceps isolate mKogBre1 chromosome 6, mKogBre1 haplotype 1, whole genome shotgun sequence genome and includes:
- the LOC131758845 gene encoding small integral membrane protein 7-like, producing the protein MIGDILLFGTLLMNAGAVLNFKLKKKDMQGFGEESREPSTGDNIREFLLSLRYFRIFITLWNVFMMFCMIVLFVS